In one Sphingobium indicum B90A genomic region, the following are encoded:
- a CDS encoding Ig-like domain-containing protein: MDFERDWDSKGTVDHQQALHPEAAALAAKGKAVHPGKMHHADVVRTVAPNPDGTVVLPAGTDINQIEVSGRNLIVHLPDGTDMVILDGAVVMPRLVVGDVEIPSVNLAALLIGEEPQPAAGPPRSSGGNFIGPDGNVGDPHGLGDLLPPTELLFTQPETREVLPIAPQDDEEPAVTIVTPNQPAGATAATAGVSEAGLPARGSEPAGSAAASDSERTTGTIAITATDGLAGVTINGVAIATVGQTVTTPLGVLTITSITPSAIGYSYVLSDNVVGAPPAEVFTVVVTDSDGDQASATLTISIADDAPTAVNDADSVTEDGPLVADGNVRTGSGGSDANATDGVADIQGADGAVVSTTGSFQGSYGTLTLAASGAYSYALANGNAAVQFLVPGQTLTDSFSYTITDADGDTSTATLTITINGADDGVTITGLNGAPGIEGAEVVLLENDLSDGSSPDAAGLTKTGSFGVNGPDGLSSVTVGGVSVLANGAFVTGQVVTTPVGTLTITGFTATATQGGVPTAGTFTYSFVLTDNSLGHGAAGADSILQSFAVVATDRNGSAANASVDVRIVDDVPTANNDVDGVAAGAYGPETGNVITGAGTVSGAAGADVKGADGAVVSTTGTFEGAYGTLTLNADGSYSYVRAAGTPGGVSDSFSYTLLDGDGDTSTATLRIDIANSNVMIISIPKVGEGTIVDESGLVNPMGSNAGSGVDTTDGTITYTAPDGPATVTINGQPVIIGTTIATDKGILTITGLNEGQIDYTYELTTNTTGDDVTDSFVVTVTDVDGDTATDTLTITILDDVPTATNDTDSVREDGPLVADGNVIAGSGGSDANSTDGNADVQGADGAQISAIAFGGTAGTVGAPLAGLYGSLVIQANGSYAYTLNNENGVVQGLDKTETLAETFTYTLTDGDGDARTATITITIQGSDDGVTINGLDGEGAEETVFENDLPGGSSENAAALTQTGGFTLSAPDGVATITVGGQPIFGAGGFISGVTIANAYGTLSITGFTPVVGADGDVIGGTVSYSYVLTDNTLLHSGVNDGSLTDSFAVVVTDTDGSTDSASLDIRVVDDVPMAVNDVAGQLAENAAVTIDVFANDVAGADGVNLASGVALESGAAKGTVVYQGNGVFLYTPNAGAEGSDSFTYTITDGDGDKSTATVTINLLQDSTPTVSVTDMTVSEAGLPGGTQQAGNSETATGSMTIATGGDTLTKVEVQDKNGAWVDVTGATAGTPVVVAGAAGALTVTSDGAGHYSYSYTLAVNDPAHPDNVTSDGDGISGAADPKAGDAFAVRVTDSDGDVSPADTINVTVLDDAPIAAADSGSVSEGGSLIVAAADGVLDNDQPGADGYAPGVVGVAKGSDPSSPVSGQVGTAVAGDYGTLTLFADGSYRYDATPNAISADQQDVFVYTIRDADGDLATTTLTIDVANVALAPDNQTKTVFEAALDTGITGSDIAAGSVTGSAPGQPTETATGQLNVAGAVSYTLTSSATGSHGQIQLNANGSYTYTLTSPVDGPTANDGPLTFAGAEVFTYQAVDGSGNIANGTITIDVVDDVPTAADDAGLSVAEDGADIGGNVLTNDTPGADGATLTSVTIGGVTTAINAVGTTNVSGAFGAYTFTAAGAWTFNPSTNLNNASGVSAGFSYVITDGDGDQSTAVQPITVTDGANPSAGAPISLALDDQNLAGGTSAGNPDFAQDNVSFTAGSDALTGFAFATDLSALGGGLTWDRVSDTLIEGWDGPVGTGVKIVALTLTAPASIGAGLSGNVQVTATLLDNYDSHPNIALDDSVALGSVGLVASDQDGDSATATVNLSVSDDVPQAVNDGQLAIVDDNASGVVVGTVAGLLGNDVFGADGPGSPAIAIGTGNLGGTISIVGGNLVYTSHHNIAAPYASIGETFTYTIKDGDGDTSSATFSVLLTDTGPSIGTAAAAFTVDEDGLANGVTQPVTGDVDGADIVKTGTLAGLNFGNDGPGNIVLGAVADTGLRTLSNHVIQTVWDGTIHMLTGKDAVTGDNVFTLQITDVASGAYRFELLAPVKHSDPASEDDQSFTVAVTVTDAENESVSGTISVTIDDDSPAVTATLPAAGSLVVDESNLAFDATASFAGNFTALYGADGKGSLSYSLGVSAQGAATNLFDTATGNRVYLFVESGKVVGREGTSSGNAAGGPVVFQLTVDALGAVTLDQQRAVLHTPDTGPNQAIGLDVGSLITLTATAVDGDGDTVSQQINFGQTISFLDDVGTLGAFSNITVVNGANVVGNGTFSYNAGADGHGSFAITGPVLPGISYTTTQNATGALLTATTDPDGPGGNPPVTVFTLQVNANGTSVFTLVTPQAATSETISLLGLSAGGPTPFVQTTDGRVEFTGNGNGVNSSTQGFGVDNQFVGNGENFTIEFHNPGQAGDQAATVNPDMVSSIILKNDNINGSLGIKVTVYNDVTGQSEVVYTNFNVTGTSTLIDPVMSEFNRVSIEGVGGSGQGVRFTSLVINKTILPSDIDLHFTVQATDKDGDVTSTSTLNVFVDATSPTPPVAIDLNGDGLHFVGLDAGVTHDYGNGAVATAWVSSEDGLLGHVTGKGIDIVFTDDAPGAQTDLEGLRLAYDSNGDGKLDTADTAFAEFGVWQDANGNGAVDQGEFKSLTDLGIASIDLNSDGKTYSAANGDVTVLGEASFTRTDGTKGTIGDVMFATGAKESDVSKTESTASGFNQALVAASLVAVAGAAEAPAEQQPAPTATESAVPVTETAPAATVEAEPAATQESAPATLAANDDQATHEQPAPTGHAAEEAAPDHATLSDGDAHGSTVETADAPQPDLSGHQGLLAQSIDLPPAFDGNAAVVLAAQQAAPAANAADVVKEALGAHDAPNIDALLAALPGGEHASTPILLNPVAGEAVDSGHLAAATAIFEAAMVAHEAMAVAHG, encoded by the coding sequence ATGGATTTCGAGCGCGATTGGGATAGCAAAGGCACCGTCGACCATCAGCAGGCCCTTCATCCGGAAGCGGCCGCCCTGGCGGCGAAGGGCAAGGCGGTCCATCCCGGCAAGATGCATCATGCGGACGTCGTGCGGACGGTCGCGCCCAATCCCGACGGCACCGTCGTGCTGCCCGCCGGAACCGACATCAACCAGATCGAGGTTTCGGGACGCAATCTGATCGTCCATCTGCCCGACGGCACCGACATGGTGATCCTGGACGGCGCGGTGGTCATGCCGCGCCTGGTCGTGGGCGATGTCGAAATTCCTTCGGTCAACCTGGCCGCGTTGCTGATCGGCGAAGAGCCCCAGCCCGCCGCCGGTCCGCCGCGCAGCTCCGGCGGCAATTTCATTGGTCCGGACGGCAATGTGGGCGATCCCCATGGCCTGGGCGACCTGCTGCCGCCCACCGAATTGCTGTTCACCCAGCCCGAAACGCGGGAAGTCCTGCCGATCGCGCCGCAGGATGATGAAGAGCCGGCAGTTACCATCGTCACCCCCAACCAGCCGGCCGGCGCCACTGCCGCCACCGCCGGGGTGAGCGAAGCTGGCCTTCCCGCGCGCGGCAGCGAGCCTGCCGGTTCGGCGGCCGCCAGCGATAGCGAGCGCACCACGGGCACCATCGCCATCACCGCCACCGACGGGCTGGCGGGCGTCACCATCAACGGCGTTGCGATCGCCACGGTCGGTCAGACGGTCACGACGCCGCTTGGCGTCCTCACCATCACCTCGATCACGCCGTCCGCCATCGGCTACAGCTATGTGCTGAGCGACAATGTGGTGGGCGCGCCGCCCGCCGAAGTTTTCACCGTCGTCGTCACCGACAGCGATGGCGATCAGGCGAGCGCCACCCTGACCATCTCCATCGCGGATGACGCGCCCACCGCCGTCAACGACGCCGACAGCGTGACCGAGGATGGCCCGCTGGTCGCCGACGGCAATGTCCGGACCGGCAGCGGCGGCAGCGACGCGAACGCGACCGACGGCGTCGCCGACATCCAGGGCGCGGACGGCGCGGTGGTGTCGACCACCGGCAGCTTCCAGGGCAGCTACGGCACGCTGACGCTGGCCGCGTCGGGCGCCTACAGCTACGCGCTGGCCAACGGCAATGCGGCGGTGCAGTTCCTGGTGCCGGGCCAGACGCTGACCGACAGCTTCAGCTACACGATCACCGATGCCGATGGCGACACCTCCACGGCGACGCTGACCATCACCATCAACGGCGCGGACGACGGCGTCACCATCACCGGCCTGAACGGCGCGCCGGGGATCGAGGGCGCTGAAGTCGTGCTGCTGGAAAACGACCTGTCCGACGGCAGCTCGCCCGATGCGGCGGGGCTGACCAAGACCGGCTCCTTCGGCGTCAATGGCCCTGACGGCCTGTCGAGCGTCACCGTCGGCGGCGTGTCGGTGCTGGCGAACGGCGCTTTCGTCACGGGGCAGGTGGTGACGACGCCGGTCGGCACGCTCACCATCACCGGCTTCACTGCCACCGCCACGCAGGGCGGCGTGCCCACGGCCGGAACCTTCACCTACAGCTTCGTGCTGACCGACAACAGCCTGGGCCATGGCGCGGCGGGCGCGGACAGCATCCTGCAGAGCTTCGCCGTGGTGGCGACCGACCGCAACGGATCGGCCGCCAACGCCTCGGTCGACGTGCGGATCGTGGACGACGTGCCGACCGCCAACAATGATGTCGACGGCGTCGCCGCCGGCGCCTATGGGCCGGAAACCGGCAATGTCATCACCGGGGCAGGCACCGTCTCCGGCGCGGCGGGCGCCGACGTCAAGGGCGCGGACGGCGCGGTCGTGTCGACCACCGGCACGTTCGAGGGCGCTTACGGCACGCTGACGCTGAACGCCGACGGCAGCTACAGCTATGTCCGCGCGGCCGGAACGCCGGGCGGGGTGAGCGACAGCTTCAGCTACACGCTGCTCGACGGCGACGGCGACACCTCCACCGCCACGCTGCGGATCGACATCGCGAACAGCAATGTCATGATCATCTCCATCCCCAAGGTGGGCGAAGGCACGATCGTCGACGAATCTGGCCTGGTCAACCCGATGGGTTCCAATGCGGGCAGCGGCGTCGACACGACGGACGGCACCATCACCTACACCGCGCCGGACGGCCCGGCGACCGTGACGATCAACGGCCAGCCGGTCATCATCGGAACGACCATCGCCACCGACAAGGGCATATTGACGATCACCGGCCTTAACGAAGGCCAGATCGACTACACCTATGAACTGACGACCAACACGACCGGCGACGACGTGACGGACAGCTTCGTCGTCACCGTCACCGACGTGGACGGCGACACGGCGACCGATACGCTGACCATCACCATCCTGGACGACGTGCCGACCGCGACGAACGACACGGACTCGGTGCGCGAGGACGGCCCGCTGGTGGCCGACGGCAACGTCATCGCCGGTTCGGGCGGCAGCGACGCCAATAGCACCGACGGCAATGCCGACGTGCAGGGCGCCGACGGCGCGCAGATCAGCGCCATCGCCTTCGGCGGGACGGCCGGAACCGTCGGCGCGCCGCTGGCCGGGCTGTACGGATCGCTCGTGATCCAGGCGAACGGCAGCTATGCCTATACGCTGAACAATGAAAATGGCGTGGTCCAGGGGCTGGACAAGACCGAGACCCTGGCCGAGACCTTCACCTACACACTGACCGACGGCGACGGCGATGCCCGCACCGCGACCATCACCATCACCATCCAGGGCAGCGACGATGGCGTCACCATCAACGGCCTGGACGGCGAAGGGGCGGAGGAAACCGTCTTCGAAAACGACCTGCCGGGCGGCAGTTCGGAAAATGCGGCGGCGCTGACCCAGACGGGCGGCTTCACCCTGTCCGCGCCGGACGGCGTGGCGACCATCACCGTCGGCGGCCAGCCGATCTTCGGCGCGGGCGGCTTCATCAGCGGCGTCACCATCGCCAACGCCTATGGCACGCTCAGCATCACCGGCTTCACCCCGGTCGTGGGCGCGGACGGCGACGTGATCGGCGGGACCGTCAGCTACAGCTATGTCCTCACCGACAACACGCTGCTGCACAGCGGCGTCAATGACGGCAGCCTGACGGACAGTTTCGCGGTCGTGGTCACCGACACGGACGGGTCGACCGACAGCGCCAGCCTGGACATCCGCGTGGTCGACGACGTGCCCATGGCGGTGAACGACGTCGCGGGCCAGCTTGCCGAAAATGCGGCCGTGACGATCGACGTCTTCGCCAATGACGTGGCCGGTGCGGACGGCGTCAACCTCGCCAGCGGCGTGGCGCTGGAGAGCGGCGCGGCCAAGGGCACGGTCGTCTATCAGGGCAATGGCGTCTTCCTCTACACCCCCAATGCGGGCGCGGAGGGCAGCGACAGCTTCACCTACACGATCACCGACGGCGATGGCGACAAGTCCACCGCCACGGTGACGATCAACCTGCTCCAGGATTCGACGCCGACCGTCAGCGTCACCGACATGACCGTGTCCGAAGCGGGCCTGCCCGGCGGCACGCAGCAGGCCGGGAACAGCGAGACCGCGACCGGCTCCATGACCATCGCGACCGGCGGCGACACGCTGACCAAGGTCGAGGTGCAGGACAAGAACGGCGCCTGGGTCGACGTGACCGGCGCGACGGCGGGAACGCCGGTGGTCGTCGCAGGCGCGGCGGGCGCGCTGACCGTGACGTCCGACGGGGCGGGGCATTACAGCTATAGCTACACCCTGGCGGTCAACGACCCGGCCCACCCCGACAATGTCACCAGCGACGGCGACGGCATCAGCGGCGCGGCCGACCCCAAGGCGGGCGACGCCTTCGCGGTGCGCGTGACCGACAGCGACGGCGACGTCTCTCCGGCCGACACGATCAACGTGACCGTGCTGGACGACGCGCCCATCGCGGCGGCCGACAGCGGTTCGGTGAGCGAGGGCGGCTCGCTGATCGTCGCGGCGGCCGACGGCGTGCTCGACAATGACCAGCCGGGCGCGGACGGCTATGCGCCGGGCGTGGTCGGCGTGGCCAAGGGCAGCGATCCGTCCAGCCCCGTCAGCGGCCAGGTCGGCACGGCGGTCGCGGGCGATTACGGCACGCTGACGCTCTTCGCCGACGGCAGCTATCGCTATGACGCGACGCCCAACGCCATTTCGGCCGATCAGCAGGACGTGTTCGTCTACACCATCCGCGACGCGGACGGCGATCTGGCGACCACGACGCTGACCATCGACGTCGCCAATGTCGCGCTGGCCCCGGACAATCAGACCAAGACCGTTTTCGAAGCCGCGCTGGACACCGGCATCACCGGATCGGACATCGCGGCGGGCAGCGTCACCGGCAGCGCGCCGGGCCAGCCCACCGAAACCGCGACCGGCCAGCTCAACGTCGCGGGCGCGGTCAGCTACACGCTGACCAGTTCCGCCACCGGCAGCCACGGCCAGATTCAGTTGAACGCCAATGGCAGCTACACCTACACGCTGACCTCGCCGGTGGACGGCCCGACGGCGAATGACGGTCCGCTGACCTTCGCGGGCGCGGAGGTCTTCACCTATCAGGCGGTCGACGGATCCGGCAATATCGCCAACGGCACGATCACCATCGACGTGGTGGACGATGTCCCGACCGCGGCGGACGACGCTGGCCTCAGCGTGGCGGAGGATGGCGCCGACATCGGCGGCAACGTCCTGACCAACGACACGCCCGGCGCGGACGGCGCGACCCTGACCTCCGTCACCATCGGCGGCGTCACCACGGCGATCAACGCCGTGGGCACGACGAACGTCAGCGGGGCCTTCGGCGCCTATACCTTCACGGCCGCGGGCGCGTGGACCTTCAACCCGTCGACCAACCTCAACAATGCCAGCGGCGTCAGCGCGGGCTTCTCCTACGTCATCACCGACGGCGATGGGGACCAGTCGACCGCCGTGCAGCCGATCACGGTCACGGACGGGGCTAACCCCTCCGCGGGCGCCCCGATCAGCCTGGCGCTGGACGACCAGAATCTGGCGGGCGGCACCAGCGCCGGCAATCCGGATTTCGCGCAGGATAACGTCAGCTTCACGGCCGGATCGGATGCCCTGACCGGCTTCGCCTTCGCCACGGACCTGTCCGCTCTGGGCGGCGGCCTGACCTGGGACCGCGTCAGCGACACGCTGATCGAGGGCTGGGACGGTCCGGTCGGCACGGGCGTCAAGATCGTCGCGCTGACGCTGACGGCGCCCGCCTCCATCGGCGCGGGCCTAAGCGGCAATGTGCAGGTGACGGCAACGCTGCTCGACAATTACGACAGTCATCCGAACATCGCCCTGGACGACAGCGTCGCCCTGGGCAGCGTCGGCCTCGTCGCGTCCGATCAGGACGGCGACAGCGCCACCGCGACGGTCAACCTGTCCGTTTCGGACGACGTGCCGCAAGCGGTCAATGACGGCCAGTTGGCCATCGTCGATGACAATGCCAGCGGCGTGGTCGTCGGCACGGTCGCCGGGCTGCTCGGCAATGACGTCTTCGGCGCGGACGGCCCCGGCTCGCCCGCCATCGCGATCGGCACCGGCAATCTGGGCGGCACCATCTCCATAGTCGGCGGCAACCTCGTCTACACGTCGCACCACAATATCGCGGCGCCTTACGCCTCCATCGGCGAGACGTTTACCTACACCATCAAGGATGGCGACGGCGACACCTCCTCGGCTACCTTCTCGGTCCTGCTGACCGACACGGGGCCGTCGATCGGCACGGCGGCGGCGGCCTTCACGGTCGATGAGGACGGTCTCGCCAACGGCGTGACCCAGCCGGTGACGGGCGACGTGGACGGCGCGGACATCGTCAAGACCGGGACGCTGGCGGGACTCAACTTCGGCAATGACGGCCCCGGCAATATCGTGCTGGGCGCGGTGGCCGACACGGGCCTGCGGACCTTGTCCAACCATGTGATCCAGACGGTATGGGACGGCACGATCCACATGCTGACCGGCAAGGATGCGGTGACGGGGGACAATGTCTTCACGTTGCAGATCACCGACGTGGCCAGCGGCGCCTATCGCTTCGAACTTCTCGCGCCCGTCAAGCACAGCGATCCGGCGAGCGAGGACGACCAGTCCTTCACCGTCGCGGTGACCGTGACGGATGCCGAGAATGAAAGCGTCAGCGGCACGATCAGCGTCACCATCGACGACGACAGCCCGGCGGTGACGGCGACCCTGCCCGCCGCGGGTTCGCTGGTCGTCGACGAAAGCAATCTGGCGTTTGACGCCACGGCCAGCTTCGCAGGCAACTTCACTGCGCTCTACGGGGCCGACGGCAAGGGGTCGCTCAGCTATTCGCTCGGCGTCAGCGCGCAGGGCGCGGCCACCAACCTCTTCGATACCGCCACCGGCAATCGCGTCTATCTGTTCGTGGAATCGGGCAAGGTCGTGGGCCGTGAAGGCACCAGTTCGGGCAATGCGGCCGGGGGACCGGTGGTGTTCCAACTGACGGTCGATGCGCTCGGCGCGGTGACGCTGGATCAGCAGCGCGCCGTTCTCCACACGCCCGACACCGGACCCAATCAGGCTATCGGACTTGATGTGGGCAGCCTCATCACCCTCACGGCGACCGCCGTGGACGGCGACGGCGATACGGTGAGCCAGCAGATCAATTTCGGCCAGACCATCAGCTTCCTGGACGATGTCGGCACGCTTGGCGCCTTCAGCAACATCACCGTCGTCAACGGCGCCAATGTCGTGGGCAATGGCACGTTCAGTTATAATGCAGGCGCCGACGGGCATGGCAGCTTCGCCATCACCGGCCCGGTGCTGCCCGGCATCAGCTACACCACCACGCAGAACGCCACGGGCGCGCTGCTGACGGCCACGACCGATCCCGACGGCCCGGGGGGCAATCCGCCTGTCACCGTCTTCACCCTTCAGGTGAATGCGAACGGCACTTCGGTCTTCACGCTGGTGACGCCGCAGGCCGCGACCAGCGAGACGATTTCGCTGCTGGGCCTCAGCGCGGGCGGTCCGACTCCCTTCGTCCAGACGACGGACGGCCGGGTCGAATTCACTGGCAACGGCAATGGCGTGAACTCGTCCACCCAGGGCTTCGGCGTCGACAATCAATTTGTCGGCAACGGAGAAAATTTCACCATCGAATTCCACAATCCGGGACAGGCGGGCGATCAGGCCGCAACTGTCAATCCGGATATGGTGAGCTCCATCATCCTCAAGAACGACAACATCAACGGATCGCTGGGCATCAAGGTCACCGTCTATAATGACGTGACCGGTCAGTCGGAGGTGGTCTACACCAATTTCAACGTCACCGGCACGTCCACCCTGATCGATCCCGTGATGTCGGAATTCAACCGCGTTTCGATCGAGGGCGTGGGCGGCAGCGGCCAGGGCGTCCGCTTCACCAGCCTGGTGATCAACAAGACGATCCTGCCCTCCGACATCGACCTGCATTTCACTGTGCAGGCGACGGACAAGGATGGCGACGTCACCTCCACATCGACGCTCAACGTCTTCGTCGACGCGACCAGCCCGACGCCGCCGGTGGCGATCGACCTGAACGGCGACGGCCTGCATTTCGTGGGCCTGGATGCCGGCGTCACCCATGATTATGGCAACGGCGCGGTGGCGACGGCGTGGGTGTCGTCCGAAGACGGACTACTTGGCCATGTCACGGGCAAGGGCATCGACATCGTCTTTACCGACGATGCTCCGGGTGCGCAGACCGACCTGGAAGGCCTCCGCCTCGCCTATGACAGCAATGGCGACGGCAAGCTGGATACGGCCGACACCGCCTTCGCCGAATTCGGCGTGTGGCAGGACGCGAACGGCAATGGCGCGGTCGATCAGGGCGAATTCAAGTCGCTGACCGATCTTGGCATCGCGTCCATCGACCTGAATTCCGACGGCAAGACCTACAGCGCCGCCAATGGCGACGTCACGGTGCTGGGCGAAGCGAGCTTCACCCGCACCGACGGCACCAAGGGAACCATCGGCGACGTCATGTTCGCCACGGGAGCCAAGGAAAGCGACGTCAGCAAGACGGAAAGCACCGCCAGCGGCTTCAACCAGGCGCTGGTCGCGGCCAGCCTGGTCGCCGTGGCGGGCGCGGCCGAGGCTCCGGCCGAGCAGCAACCCGCGCCGACCGCGACCGAAAGCGCCGTGCCGGTCACGGAAACCGCCCCGGCCGCCACGGTCGAGGCCGAGCCTGCCGCCACGCAGGAAAGCGCGCCCGCCACGCTCGCCGCGAACGACGATCAGGCGACCCATGAGCAGCCTGCGCCGACCGGCCACGCCGCTGAAGAGGCCGCGCCCGACCATGCCACCCTGTCCGATGGCGATGCGCATGGCTCGACCGTCGAAACGGCCGACGCGCCTCAGCCCGACCTCAGCGGTCATCAGGGTCTGCTGGCCCAGTCCATCGACCTGCCGCCTGCCTTCGACGGCAATGCGGCGGTGGTCCTGGCTGCGCAGCAGGCCGCTCCGGCAGCCAATGCCGCCGATGTCGTCAAAGAAGCGCTGGGCGCCCATGACGCGCCGAACATCGACGCGCTGCTGGCCGCCCTGCCGGGTGGCGAGCATGCCTCGACGCCCATCCTGTTGAACCCGGTCGCGGGCGAGGCGGTGGACAGCGGGCATCTGGCGGCGGCTACGGCCATCTTCGAAGCGGCGATGGTCGCGCATGAAGCGATGGCGGTCGCCCATGGCTGA